A single genomic interval of Anopheles moucheti unplaced genomic scaffold, idAnoMoucSN_F20_07 scaffold_24_ctg1, whole genome shotgun sequence harbors:
- the LOC128309187 gene encoding uncharacterized protein LOC128309187: MFQKKFKRSGMLYKRCAQLEAQFEKEWAEQDNSAGTSGQATVVQSAEDVAVNRDMADEYIEEEYLEDIEEYISDEASILNDDCDEGEWFEEEYLDEEISEIDSEGLKLRDSLRTWIIRNKVSRNASNNLLSILRNVSSLSAFSSLPQDVRTLLKAPVNVSEQIVAVPGGGQMWYQGVECCLQHYFRNVVVTQNKFELNLSTDGVPVYNRSPIQMWPILMQLHNIPDVPVMVVGIFCGANKPSDAETFLRPLVTELNNLQDNKININGKEISISVRVFIADSPARALIKQVCYYNGVHGCMKCKGLGTSLKKPKKVIFEDTTADLRTDLDFRNEPCSAKGHRRGETPLTDLKHFDIVKDVTTSDILHLVHVGVVHKLLLGWTEGDLKPFKKWSKDEIVEISEELVTIQLPSEIHRRFRSLDSLHYWKASELGSFLQYGDDTGSLNTAHHGSIDKIKLYS, translated from the exons ATGTTCCAGAAAAAATTTAAGCGAAGTGGCATGCTGTACAAGAGGTGTGCGCAACTAGAGGCGCAGTTTGAAAAAGAGTGGGCTGAACAGGACAATTCAGCCGGAACCAGTGGCCAAGCGACAGTTGTGCAATCTGCGGAAG ATGTTGCTGTTAATCGCGATATGGCTGACGAATATATCGAAGAGGAGTATTTGGAAGACATTGAGGAATATATCAGCGATGAAGCATCAATCCTCAACGACGACTGTGATGAAGGAGAGTGGTTTGAGGAAGAATATTTAGATGAAGAAATTTCAGAAATTGATTCTGAAGGCTTGAAGTTGCGAGACTCTTTGCGAACATGGATTATTCGCAATAAAGTTTCTCGCAACGCAAGTAATAATTTACTTTCGATACTGCGTAATGTGTCTTCTCTTTCTGCTTTTTCATCTCTTCCACAGGATGTAAGGACATTGCTAAAAGCTCCGGTAAACGTTAGCGAACAGATCGTTGCAGTTCCAGGAGGAGGCCAAATGTGGTATCAAGGAGTTGAATGTTGTTTGCAGCATTATTTCcg CAATGTGGTTGTTACACAGAACAAATTTGAGCTTAATCTTTCGACAGATGGAGTTCCTGTGTACAATCGTAGCCCAATACAGATGTGGCCTATTTTGATGCAGCTACATAATATTCCGGATGTTCCCGTGATGGTTGTTGGAATATTTTGTGGCGCTAACAAACCATCAGATGCCGAAACGTTTCTAAGACCATTGGTGACGGAGCTCAATAACCTGCAGgacaacaaaattaatattaatggcAAAGAAATATCTATTTCTGTGCGAGTGTTCATCGCCGACTCTCCAGCACGGGCCTTAATTAAAC AGGTTTGCTATTACAACGGCGTTCACGGATGCATGAAATGTAAAGGACTCGGTACTAGCTTAAAAAAGCCCAAAAAAGTGATATTTGAGGACACTACAGCAGATTTAAGAACCGACCTAGATTTCCGGAATGAGCCATGTAGCGCAAAAGGGCATCGCAGAGGTGAAACACCATTAACCGACCTCAAGCATTTTGACATAGTGAAGGATGTAACTACTAGCGATATTTTGCATCTGGTTCATGTTGGTGTTGTACATAAGCTTCTGCTAGGGTGGACCGAAGGTGATCTTAAACCCTTCAAAAAATGGTCCAAAGATGAGATAGTTGAAATTTCAGAAGAGCTTGTAACCATACAACTGCCTTCAGAAATCCACAGAAGATTTAGGTCCCTTGATTCATTGCATTATTGGAAAGCTTCTGAATTAGGTAGTTTTTTACAATACGGAG ATGATACTGGATCACTAAACACAGCGCACCACGGTTCAATCGATAAAATAAAG CTCTACTCCTAA